The Lineus longissimus chromosome 2, tnLinLong1.2, whole genome shotgun sequence genome window below encodes:
- the LOC135483717 gene encoding vacuolar protein sorting-associated protein 29, with amino-acid sequence MLVLVLGDLHIPHRCNGMPAKFKKLLVPGKIQHILCTGNLCTKESFDYLKTLASDVHVVRGDFDENINYPEQKVVTVGQFRIGLCHGHQMVPWGDTESLAVLQRQLDVDILISGHTQKFEAYEHENKFYINPGSATGAYNALDSEVNPSFVLLDIQSSNVVAYVYQLIGDDVKVERIEYKKN; translated from the exons ATG CTCGTCTTAGTCTTAGGAGATCTTCACATTCCCCACCGGTGCAATGGCATGCCGGCCAAGTTTAAGAAGTTGCTCGTGCCAGGAAAGATCCAGCATATTCTGTGCACTGGTAACCTATGTACCAAGGAGTCCTTTGATTACCTGAAGACGTTAGCCAGTGATGTCCATGTAGTAAGAGGAGACTTTGACGAG AACATAAACTATCCAGAACAAAAAGTTGTCACAGTCGGCCAATTCCGCATTGGTTTGTGCCATGGCCACCAGATGGTGCCCTGGGGCGACACAGAAAGCTTGGCAGTTTTACAGCGACAACTAGACGTTGATATCCTTATTTCCGGACACACACAAAAGTTTGAGGCTTATGAACATGAGAACAAGTTTTACATCAACCCGGGGTCAGCAACAGGAGCGTATAATGCACTTGATAG TGAGGTTAACCCATCATTTGTGCTGCTTGATATCCAATCATCAAATGTCGTTGCCTACGTCTACCAGCTGATTGGCGACGACGTCAAAGTCGAAAGAATAGAGTACAAGAAAAACTga